A region of the Emys orbicularis isolate rEmyOrb1 chromosome 6, rEmyOrb1.hap1, whole genome shotgun sequence genome:
CCCATTGGGAGGCATCGCAAGGGGGGGAGGTCTGTGGACACTTCCTTGCTCCGGTTGGTTAGTTGGACTCCACACGCCTTCCTCTCGCTTGGGAGCGGGTCAGAAAGTGACCGGCAGGCCGGAAAGGCCTGGTGCTGTGCAGTGCTCGCCTCTGCCACTCCCTCCCGCCTGCTCCGGGCAGTGGTGGGGTTTCTATCCCCCTTCCCATGCAGGGACAGCTGCTTCGTCCATGGGCTCTGGCCATTTCATATCCAGGCCGGAAGCTCCTGAAAATTGCAGTAGCTGCCACATCTGCCCTACAGCCGGCTAAGGACGCTCCCTCTCCAGTCATCTCCGCTCCAGTTCTTGCCTCTGTCCTCACCGGATCAGACCACCAGCCCCTCTCATCTGGTAACCCTGCCTTCCTTGGGTCAGGGCACTGGTTCATCGCACTACTCCTGCTCCCCTGAAGCAGACCAATGGGCCCTGGTCTTCCTTATCCCAATAAATAGGGCAGACCAGGGATCCGCcgagctcccccagccccctccagaccATTGGCCCTGGCTGTGGTGCAGTCCAGCCACCCTCCCCGCCCAGCTGTGTGAGTGTCCACCCACCCGTAATGCACCCTCGGGATGTGCCTGAGGCAGaactcccctcccctggccccataCAGACTCCTCCAGCACAGGCCTTTGGGTGGAAGATGGGGTTTTCTccagacccagggcaggggaagggctgggagaggaCAGCCAGGCGCTGCCTATTCCTGGATCCACCGTCTGAGagacctggggggtgggaggaaggtgaGTGGTGCTCTGCCAGCGAGGGAGCGCAGGCTGCTGCCCATTCCCTCATGTCGAGGTCCGGACTCGGGTGCACCAGGCGTGGTCAGACCGCAGCCCTGAGGGGTCTGCTCTGGGGCCTTGGAGGGTGGGGGGTACAgtatgggggggggttgggttggggcagagctgggagctccTGGCTCCATTCGTGGCCCACTGTAAACACCCTGTCTGGCTGGGTACTTCCAgcaggccaggctggggcccTGCATACATCCAGGGGCGCCGCAGCTGCCCTGCGTGCCCCCAGCCCCGTAGgagggagccggggctgggagctggcagggggaggagtgcgTGTGACCCAACCCCGGCCTTAGCAACAGCTTGGGCTAAACTCCCGTGAAATCGCACCGACTGCCTGGGCTTGTGGGGGAAGGGTGGTTAACCCCAGCCCAGGCGTGCTGCaacggggctggaggggggaagtGAGCTACCGGCTGGGGGGCTCCCCGTAGCTCCCTGCAGGCAGGGCTGCAGGAGGCctgcctctgggggaggggaggggagggtgccgGCTCCCTGTCCCTGCCTGTCTGTCAGCGCTGCGGAGCGTGGGAGTTCCTGGTGCCCCGTGCTGTGCGCTGCTCGCTCTATATAAGGGTTACAGGCTgtagcagggaggggctgggtgccGTAAACAGCAAAGTGCCACTGCAGGCTGGCTGGTCTCTGGTGTGGGGAGGAGCAGTGCCAGACCCTCCGGGACGGAGCCGCATTGACCCACAGCTGGTCttgcccagctcctcagcccaccCTGCATGCAGCCTCCAGGGCTTGATTCCTGCCCACGTAGGTACCTGGTTCCTGCTGAGCCTAGTTCTGACCTGCTGTGCGGCTTGCGTGTGGTCCCCTCCGAGGGAATGGGAATGAGGGGATTTCACAGTGTGCCTGAAAGGAGGGGGATCCTCAACAGTGGCACAGCCCTGTGAGATCCCCGAGGGCAGCAGTgatgggcagagtgggggtggcgAGGGGGGTCCCTGATCAGCCACTAGCAGGCGTAGGTAGAGAGGTCGGTGCAGCCATCCGAGGCCAGCCCCTGCAGGGGCTACAGAAGGAAGAATGTGGCCAGTGCTGCAGCCTGTCTCTCCTGGGCCAGGAAGGGACAGGTGCCAGCAGGCAGCCCGAGGTCCCTGAGCAGCGCTCAGAGCTGGTGCTGCTAGCCGGGCTTGGTTGTAAAAAACCGGACTGGGGGCCAAGCAGCCCTGGGCTTCTGGcttcaggagctgctgctgcttgcaggCTGAGCTGGCCCCTGCTGCTGTCTGGTTAGTAACGTTCCTTCCTGCCCCAAGCTCACGCAGACatgctggcccggcccggccccatcCTTTAGCCTGCAGCCCGGAGAAGCGACGGGTGTGGGTGTGTTGACTGGGTCCCATGTTGCATTGCATCTGGTGACCGGGGTGCGCTACGGGAAGTTGGACATCTGAGCCGGGTCTGCCCTAGGACTGTTGTCCATTATGCTATCTCCATGGCGTGACACACctaaaatgcagctgcctctggggtaggACATGCAGATTCGAACAGCTCGTGGCAATGCTGCACGAGAGCTTGGGGGGTGACGTGAAGAGCTGTAAGTGCAGGGGGGAAATTGGGATGTAGAGTGTAATTGCCCAAGCCTGACCTGACTGTTCTCCCCTCCGCTGGCTACGTCAGAACGGACGCATGTCATCAACACCTGGGTTTTAAGTCCTGTGAACGGCGGCACCCCCAGCTGCGTAGTGCCCCTAGCACCGCACTGCCTTGGCGGGATGATCAACCCTGCTGAGTCACTAATGCTACTTCCCGGAGGGCCTGGATATTCCTCCCATCCAAGCCCTGGCACCCTGGGCAGAATCCCACCCCTGCAGCACTCCTGGCATCCCAGTTCTCCATCCCCAGCCAGGTGAGGGATGAGCGTAGCCTAGAGGTGTGGACAGGGCCTGCACACCTCTCGCCCTCCGCTAGCTCCGTCGCGCTCTGGGTGGGGGATCGGAAAGGGGCTGGTATTTCCATCTGGCCATCGCCCTACTGCGCTTTAGATCCACGGTCGGCCTGCTGCAGCGTGGCTCTGTCCTCGCGAGTCTAAATAGCACTTCTGTGTATCTTCCCCTCTGCTTCCTAGGTTCGGGAGGCCGGGAAGCCAGCAGGCCAAGCTGAGCCCTGGCAGTAGTTGAATTCCCTTCAGCTCTTGCCCCCGCTCCGCTGACAGTGTTTCTGATGCTGGTGCACAACCAGGGGAGTGAGCGGAAAGGCCGGGTTCATTTCAGGCACCATTCGAAAAGTGGGGACGAACTGGCTGGCTGCTTGTCCAGCTCCTGCGCTGCGCTGGGTGCCGAATGTGAGAGCGTAACACCAGGCCCTGTTCCTGAGACCTTCCAATCCCAGTGACGGAGCCAAGGAGCTGGGATGTACCCGGACGCCTGGGGCAAGGATACTTTTGGAAACGTCCTTGTGTCTTTCCTATGACGTCTTACTGTGGGCATTGCCTGTAGGCCACTAGGATCTGGGGCTTTTTCACCATCTTGTTTCCACTCTGATCCCATGTGTCGGAAAGGGCTGTGTACTCTGTGCATCTAGGGTACTGGTTCCAATCCggtggggtggggactggctggctcgggtaGGGAACGGAACACGGGGCATTTCCCTTCTAGGCACCACCGTCTCTAATCCAGCCCCAGGTTGGGAGATTGGCTTCCATTTTGCAGCTCGCCTGGGTTTGAATCAGGTTGGTCACCGCCTTTGGGAGGCCCAGCAGTCCCAGCGCTTGGGTGTAACACACAGACGTATTTACCTACGCCCAGCGGGACCGATCTCCGCAGCCCCCAGACAGTCACCTCCACTGGCCCCCTTGCTGGGAGCCTCCGCAGGAGCGAGGCCAGCCACTGAATGAGCCAGCGCTGGCACTCGCTTCCCTTTGCCCAGGGGGTCGTTCCTTCCAGTCCTGACGCGTGGTTGGGGTGTCTGGCCTGCTGTGGTCTGCTCCGTCTTCTGTCCTGGACACTCAGTCCACCCCTTCCTGTGGCACCGAACTCACAGGGGGAAGCAATTTGAATTTGCCCAGTGGAATAGGACACACTAAGGGACTTGCTCCCTCCGAGCTGCGCCTGGTGGGCTGCCTCCTTTAGGGAGGGGATgagctgtgcagggaggggggtgtgtggagggtaGAGTGTGTAGTGTCAGCCAGGCTGTgtggggtgctctggggctgagtCTCTGTCTCTCCACCCAGGTGCCATGTCTGACGTGCTGGTGGGATTGTGAGCGTGCAGCCGTTGCTGCAGTGGCTGGAGCGATGCTGCGTGGGGTCCGCTTGCTGCTGCCCTGCAGTCCTGCCTAGCCCATGGAGGGTGCCTTGGAGCAGGTGAGCGCTGGCTGAACGCAAGGCCTGCGGTCTGTGCGCCAGCCAAAGCTGGTAAGGATCCATCCTGACTTGCCCCCAGCATGGACAGGCTTCTTGCTTTGCATCAGACGATGGGGCCTTTTATTACGGGGAATGCCAGGCCCGATGGGCCAGCAGGTGCCCCTTGAGGCTGTGTCCCAGGCAGCAAGGCATGTCAGCCACGGGTCCTGTAGTGGCAGGTCTCCACCCACCCAGTGAATCTTCTAATGCCCCcggccctgctgcttcccccactccctgtggcctggcctctcctctcctctcctcctccagcccccaggtCTAGGAAGAGGGAGCTTCCTGTCCCCACCAGTGCCTATGAATCCCAGTGGAAGGGTAGCTCTAGGCTCCGTGCCCTGGCCTCTGTTATAGGCGAGGGGGCTGTGGGCTGCACATGGGCCAGCCTGGTTGTGTCGCCTGCCCTTTTGTCCTCCCCAGGTGCCCGTCTGTCCAAGcgttccaccccctgctccctctgcCAGCGTCAGCGGGTACAGAGTCGCGTTaaccctccctctccttcccccattagtgctgctgctgaacAGGCCCGAgagccagccaggcccctgcGGTGATTTGGAGGCAGAGCCCGACGCCCGTGATGGTGGGAGCCATTCCTCGGCAGCCGCGCCGCTTCTGGGGGGTGCCCGGATGGCAGGTGTCTCCAGCTAGCTGTGCCAACGACCGtctgctgctggggcaggagagCTGCTCGGCGAGGGGTGGGTGGTGAGTGCCCAGCCGCGGCCTGAGCAAGTGATCGGGGAGATGACGGCTTGGCAGCCTGCACTGGCTTCTAAAGCAAAGGGGTACTGAGCATTTGCTTGCTCCCTTGAGGCTAGGCTAGCCTGCCCGGCTCCTGTGTTAGCTGAGGCACGACCTGGTGTGTGTCTGGCCTTGTCCCCCATGCATTACAGCACTGACTGGCCCAGCCAGGGACTCCTGTGAGTCCCAGCATGGTCCCTGCGGGGCGGCATAGACTCCTGTAGGCCTCAGCAGTCTCCTCTCCTCTGGGGCTTGGtaaccctcccccgcctccaggcTGCAGGGCTTCTGGAGAGCTGGCCCGCGCTGCTCCTCCTGCGGGcctggccctgggtgggggagaCCTGGGCTAGGGCAGTCTGTGGGCCTCTGCACCAACCTGCTGGACCACCTGGAGCAGGAGCGGAGCCTGAAGCGccagggaggggtggctgggccaggtCCCAGAGGCtgatcccctcccctctgctccccacagaTGCAGCGCTGCAGTGCACTCCGTAGCAGAGGGCTTGTCTGGAGGGAAGGGGTCTGACACACCACCCCCTTTCTTCAGCCTCGTGACACCGTACACCCCTTCCCTGGCGCTTTATGGGCTGTTTCGTCTTGGTCTCTGGTTGGGGTCCAGCCCACTAAGGCTCCATGCGGCACATCCATGCTGAGGCGTCCCTCCCCCAGGAGCATGGCACGGACTCGGGCCTGTCCCGGCCAGGCGGCCAGGCGGCCTTGGAGCCcgccccagagcgctgcccccgcCGCAGCATCGTGATGGGCTACAACAAGACAGAGATCAAGCGCCAGAAGGTTTACCAGGTCTCCATCTTCTCCCACCTCTCCAGCTCCTCCGAGCCGGCAGACCAGAGAGCCGGGGGTGGGCGACAGGCCATCAAGAGAGGGTACCCAGAGCAGTGGGCTCCGGAGGCTGGGCGGGATCCCAAGCGAGCCCACTGGGGGGTTACGGGGGCTgaggccaggcaggacggggtccctggggagctgccccctggccaggactCCCCAGATGATGACGCCTTGGAGGACGGGCTACTGGTGGAGGAGCTGTCCCTTTGCGGCTCGGCCCAGCACTTCTCCCACAGCGGCCTACGAGTGGTGGAGCACCGATGTGAAGGCAGCCCTGGCCGGGCAGGGGCCCGGGAGGGCAGCCCCAGGGCCTGCAGAGAGGACAGATTGCGGGAGgctgcctcctcctggccacaGCACACAGCTTGCAGCACTTTGCACATGAGAGACAGTCGCCCTGCCCAGCTTGGGGATGGCCCCCTGGGGAGTCCCAGAGCCTGTGGctcggtggggggcagggagttcccctggCTGGCGGGAGCCAGGGAGCAGCCTGCGGAGGGGAACGGGGCCCAGAGGGAGGAAAGGGCTAGCAGCCAAAATCTACTTGACATTGATTTGCACAATATTGCACAAAAATCCTGGGCAGCctcgggtgggaggggggaggagcagccagggggcagccccgCCCACAGCAACGGGGCTGGTAGAGAAGGGGAGCCGCTGACTGGGCACAAGGAGCCCAGCACCCCACTGGTGGCCCCGGACCCCGAGAGCAATGGCCTGGGCTCCTTGGAGAAAACGCCCTGTGTGGGCAGCAGGCTCCCCGGGGCCGGCGGGGGCAGCTGCGCGGCTAAGAGGAAGCTGCTGCCCTCGGGCGAAGGCGTGGCGGACTCGTGTTCAGAAGACGAGAGCGTGGTGCCGGCGAGGAAGAAGAGGGTCCCGCTGTGCCACCCCATCCTGACTGCCTGCCGCAGCACCGATGCCAAGGGCGCCCCCTTCTGGAACcacctgcttccaggagccaagGTGAGCgcctcctgcagggctggggtgggaatgg
Encoded here:
- the ATOSB gene encoding atos homolog protein B, which gives rise to MRHIHAEASLPQEHGTDSGLSRPGGQAALEPAPERCPRRSIVMGYNKTEIKRQKVYQVSIFSHLSSSSEPADQRAGGGRQAIKRGYPEQWAPEAGRDPKRAHWGVTGAEARQDGVPGELPPGQDSPDDDALEDGLLVEELSLCGSAQHFSHSGLRVVEHRCEGSPGRAGAREGSPRACREDRLREAASSWPQHTACSTLHMRDSRPAQLGDGPLGSPRACGSVGGREFPWLAGAREQPAEGNGAQREERASSQNLLDIDLHNIAQKSWAASGGRGEEQPGGSPAHSNGAGREGEPLTGHKEPSTPLVAPDPESNGLGSLEKTPCVGSRLPGAGGGSCAAKRKLLPSGEGVADSCSEDESVVPARKKRVPLCHPILTACRSTDAKGAPFWNHLLPGAKSSAGGTAVGRRLKSGLRLKSRHLRSSLRKGPVGTRPSAASWATTSISHALLGNFEESILKGRFAPSGRIEGFTAEIGASGSYCPQHATLPVDVTYFDISEHSAPSPFLGVIDLEALGKKGYSVPKAGTIQVTLFNPNKTVVKMFLVTYDFQDMPANHMTFLRHRIFLVPVGEEGPGETPSDPACASPPRRVLCYLMHLRFHSSKSGKIYLHDDIRLLFSRKSIEVDSGIPYELKSFTEMPRNPCYSPRA